GGGTGGCGCCCGCGGGCAGGTCGAAGGTGTCGCCGTGCCAGTGCAGCACCGGCAGGCCGTCGAGGCGTCCGAGACAGGAGGCGTGGCCGGCCTCGGTCAGGCGCACCCCGCCCCAGCCGAGCTCCTTGCGCCCGCCCGGGTAGACCCGCGCCCCCAGGGCGGCGGCCATGAGCTGGGCGCCCAGGCAGATGCCCAGGGTGGGCCGGCCTGCGGCCAGGCGTTCCTTCAGCGCGGCCAGCTCGGTTTCCAGGAAGGGATAGCGGTCGGTCTCGTAGACGCCGATGGGGCCGCCCAGCACCACGGCCAGGTCGGCGTCGCGCAGGGGCGCAGCGAGATCCTCGAGGCCGGCCTCGTGGTAGCGGAGGGTCCAGTCCGGTCCGGACAGGGGCTCGGCGAACAGGCCCAGGTCCTCGAAGGCCAGGTGGCGGATGATTTCGACGCGGCGGGGGGTGGCTTGCATGGGTGCGCTCCTATTCGGGTGTTGCGGGCGTTTTGCTGCGTCCTTCAGGGCATGATTTCCACATATTCATAGACCTCCGCGCCCAGCAGCCGCTGGCGCGCCGGCACGGAAAGGTTCGCGAACCAGGCGTGGGGGTCGTGGCGGTCAATCTCTCGCCCCATGAAGCGGATCAGCTCGCAGATCGGCTCCACCACGTTGGCGCGGTAGCGCAGGTCGTTCTTCACGTAGCCCAGCCAGAGGTTCTTCATGCAGTTGCGGCGGCACCAGGAGAAGGCCTCGCAGCCTTCGCAGGGCATCTCCGGCGTGGGCTGCAAGGGGCTCCGCTTCAGCCAGTTGCCCTGGATCTCGCCCATCTGCATGGCGTGGGCGTACATCATGTCCGGGCAGGGGTAGATCTGGCCGTTGGGCATGACGTTGATCAGGTGGGTGGAGACGCGGCACTGGGTGAGGCCGGCGTACAACTCGCGGCCGCGGTTGGGCAGCACCTTGTTGCGCACGATGCCCATGATCGGCACCAGTGGGTAGAGGCGGTCGCCGCGCGCGAAGAAGCGGTCGATCAGCTTGACCAGCACGGCCTTGCGCTTTTCCACCGCATCGCCGCCGTACATCTCGTCGGCGACGAACTGCCAGTAGACGTAGTCGATGGCCTCGATGGCGCTGGCCAGTTCGTCGAGCTCCTCGAAGGTGGTGTCGGCGTTGCCCCAGGTGACCCGCGCGGTGATCGTGCCGCCGACGCGCTCGTGGACGTGGTTCAGGTTGCGGATGACCTGGCGCCAGATGCCGCGCCCCCGGTAGCCGTCGGTGATGGCCTCGCCGCCGTCGATGGAGACCAGGATGTTGGAGAGCTTCGCCAGAACCCAGCCCGGCAGGTCGTCGAGCAGCGTGCCGTTGGTCTGGAGCTGGTAGCGGAATGCCGGGAAGCGGGCCATCACCGCCCGCATCATGTCCTGGTTCAGGGTCGGCTCGCCGCCGTAGAAGGTGACGTAGATCTCCTTGCCCTTCAGGTGGCTGTCGATGAAGGCGGCGAGTTGGTCGATGTCGTAGCCGAGTTCGGTCTGCGAGCCGAGCACCTCGCCCACCCCCAGCGAGCAGTAGGTGCACTTGAGGTTGCACTTGAGAGTGGTGAGCAGTTGCAGCTCAACGCGGTCGCCGACGATGGGGTCGGGGTCGGAAACGGGGGCGGTAATGGGGACGGACGGCGCGAAATGGATGGTTTGGGTGGACATGCCTTACTCCGGAAACAGGAACGGGCCGCGGCGGGGTCCGCGGCGGCGAGTCGGACTGCTCGGGGAAGGCGGGGCGGTCTTGGGCTGGGCGGTGATGCCGCTGCGCAGCCAGTCGCAGATGGCGCGGTCGGGAGTGCGGTCGGGAAGGGAAAACATGGCCGGAGAATCTACATGCTGCTCCCGGCCAGGCCGATACCACCTTGTAGGTACGGCATACATAGCCCTTCCGGTCGAGCTGCCACCCTCCGCTTGAGCTTAGGCAAGGAATAAACAAGGGCGTGGAGGGGCAGTACAAAAAACCTCACTCGGCCATTGTTGCCATCTGGGCCAGCGTGTTCTTGCTGGCAGGTCATGTAGTGCCTATAGCCTGATACAAAGCCACACTATCGGCTAAACGCTGGGCTTGAGCGGCGGCCAGGCCAATACGGGTCTGCTGGGCCTGTTGCTGGGCGACGAGTAGTTGTAGGTAGCTGGCCGCGCCGAACTGGTATTGCCGCTCCATCGAGTGCAGGGAATCCCGCGCGGCGGCGTCGGCGGCGGCTAGCGCGGCCAGCGTCTGGGCGTCGTTTTCCACGGCGCGCAGCGCATCGGCCACATCGCGTAGCGCCCCCAGCACCACGCCCTGGTAGTTGGCGGCGGCCGCGTCGAAGGCGGCCAGCGCGGCGCGCTTTTCCGCGGGCAGCCCCGGATTGAATAACGGCTGGGTCAGTTGCCCGAGCAGGCTCCACACCGCCGACCCGCTGCCGAACAGGGCGCCGCTGGTGAGCGCCTGGCTGCCGAGGCTGGCGCTCAGGTTGATCTGCGGATAAAGCCTGGCCACGGCCACGCCATAGTCGGCGTTGGCCGCGTGCAGCAGGGCCTCGGCGGCCTGGATGTCGGGGCGTCGGCGCGCCAGCTCGGAAGGCACGACGAGTGGCAGTTCAACCGGCAGGGAGAAGTCCGCCAGGGTGAATGCAGGTATTCCGCCCGCGCCCGGCGCGCGGCCGGCGAGTACGGCGAGCAGATGCTCGGCCTGCTGCATCTGTTTGCGCAATGCAGGCAACTGCGCCCGCGTCTGCTCTGCTTGGGTCTGCAACGCCAGCGCCTCGTCCGGCGTCGCCTGGCCGAGGCGCGCACGCTCGCGGGCCAGATGCACCTGTTCCTCCTGGACCTTCAGGATGGCGGCGGTGGCCTCGATCTGGTCGGCGAGCCTGGCCCGGGTGATGGCGGCCGTGGCGATGTTGCCGGCCAGGGTCAGGCGGGCAGACTCCAACTCAAAGCGGCGGAAGTCGGAGCGGGCGGCCAGGGCCTCCAGGGCGCGGCGGTTGCCGCCAGCGAGATCAAGGTTGTAATGCACGCCGACGCTGGCGTTGAAGAGGCTGAATTCGCGCGCATCGCCCGCAAGGCCCTGGGCGCTCGGACTCATGCGCTGGCGCTGGGCGCCGAGCCCCGCATCCACCTGCGGATATTGCGTCGATCCGGCCTGCGCGGCATGGAGCTCCCGCGCCTGGCGCAGGGCGGCCTGCGCGGCGGCAAGCGAGGGGTTGGCATTGAGCGCCGATTCGATCAGCGCATCGAGCTCCGCGGATTTCAGGTTTCGCCACCACTGGGCATCGGCCGCCATGCCATCGACCAGGCGCTGGGCCTCGCCCAGCCGCACAGCGGCGGATTCGGTCTGGGCGGCGACCGGCGTCGCCGTGTAACCCGCCACCTCCGGCGCGGACGGACGCTTGAAGTCCGGTCCCGCGGCACAGCCGGCGAGCCCCAAGATCAGGGCCCATGTCGCGACTGTCCGGAGATGGGGCCGGCCGGTTTCGATGGGATCGGCACCCGGGCCGGGTTTCGTCTCAAGGTTTGCCATAAAAGTGCTCCATGAACGGCTTGCGGAAGTTTTGATGACAGGCCAGGCAACTGTTCTGTAGCGCCGCGAAGGAAGCAATGACGGATTGACCGTCACCGCGCTTGGCCGCCTGTTCCAAGGCCCTTGCTGCTTGGTGGGTCTGTTCGTCGAATCGCTTGAACCGGCCGGCGTCGCTCCCGACGAAGCCGAGAATGCGCATTTTCTCCCCCAAGGGCGGTTGCGGATGCTCGGCGATGTGCGGCGCGGTATCGGTAACCCGCACCTAATCCTCGCGGGAGATGGCATCGATTACCACCTGCATGTTCTTCCCGAGTTCCCGCATGATCCGGCGCAGTTCCATCGGCTCAGCCGTGGTATTCCCGTCAGCCCAGGCCTGTGCGCCGATCGTTGCCATGGTCGCGCCAAAGATCGCGGTAGCGACGATATTCCCGTGTATGAGTTTGTGTTGCATGAAAACCTCCAGGTCCTGTTTCGGTAAAACGGCTTGTCGCATGGTCAGGCATTGCCCTTAGAACTCGACGCTCAGGGCGACGGAGCCGTAAGCCTGATTCGTGCCTTGCTCCTCAAACTCGCGCGTGCGGTAAACGCGCATCACGGCCAACCTGACGCCATGCCCTGCCAGAATGCCCTGAGCGCTGACACCCACCGCCACCTGGGCAACCCACGGCTGGCGCGTGACACTGTGGCTGGACCGAAAGAGGTTGCCGTCGAGGGAAAAATCGTAGGCGACAGCCTTCGCTTCCACGATCCCGAAGAGGTGAACGCCGGGGCGCGGCCGACTGGCGGCCGGGACGGAATCGCTGGGCTTGCCGTGGATGGAGGCGGCCGATGGCGGGCGGTTCTCGGCGCCCGGCCGGATGGGATAGCTTCCGAAATCATTCGGCAGATTCCAGCCGAGGCGACCCTCGATGCCCAACGTGGCCGAGGTCTCGATGTTGCCGAGCCTGAGCCCCACCGAACGTATCGAATCAGCGGAGAAGCCTGGAATGATTGCCCCGGCCCCACGAAATGCCCTGAATTTGCGGTCCATCGCTACCTGAAAGGCAGGCTCGTTTTCCAACTGATGGTCCCAGCCGAGGAACCTGTCGATGTTCCGCGCATCGTGCACCAGGTTCTGGGTTTGCTCCGCGAGCGACCAAGGGCCGATCACGCCGAGCGTGACCTCGCGCGTGTCGAGCATTTCCTGATTCAACGCGGGTTTGTGTTTTCGCCGGTTCCATGCCAATCCCATGTAGAGCAGGCCCGCGTAGGGCCGATCGTCGGGGATCAGGTCGGTTCGGGTGTAATCCTCCGGGGTGTACATGGACTGGCCGAATCGGACCACCACGTTCTGCGTGGCCGCGGCATCCTTCGCATCGGCCCAGAATCCGGGGTTCATGAACTGGATGAGTTGCGCGTGCAGCCGGATCGGCGCCGGGAAGCACTCGGGCCTCGGCCTGCCCGGGATGTCGTGGGAAATCAGGGTGAACGCCACGCCATTGGTGTAGTTCTGGTCGGTGCCGGTGAATAGGTCGTTTTCCAGCCTCGCCGTGCCGCCGCGGAATCGGAGTGTTTCGTCCACGGCGCAATCCCCGGCGCCGACCGCGCCTTCGTTGACGGCTTGCGCCAAGGCCGGCGAGGGAAGGAGAGCACTCATCGCCAGCGCCAGCATCGAAAGGATGGAGAAGCAGGGGAACGGCGTGTGCGGCAGATAATGGCCCTTCATCGCACATCTTCTGGTGCGGTGCTGACATTCTGCTGTGCCGGGTTTCTCTCTGCCTCGGGCTTGCGCCGGGCATAGACGAGGCGATAGGAAACCGGCGGCCCTTCCGAAATCTGCGCCACGGAGGAGATGACGAGTTGTCCATTCCCGCCATCGATCTGGTAGTTCTGGGTCATTTTCTTCCCCAGCATCGTCGTCTCGACCACCAGCGCCTCGCCTTCCCAGCCCGCGACGGACACGCGCTGCTGCAGCCCGCCGCTGGCGGAGACGCTGGCACCGCGAAAATCGGTGAAGAGGCGCTGGTGCTGATCGTTTTCGTCCGCGATCAGCAGCGTGGGGTCCTGATGGGTGATGTGGAGTTCTTGCGCAGGAGCCAGCAGCGCGGACAGTTCTCCGGAGGACAAGCCGCCGCTTCCACCCATGCCGCCCCCGCGGCCCCGGCCGCCGTCGCCCATGCCGCCGCCTCGCCCCATGCCGCCACCCCGGCCCTTCCCGGCCGGGCCGCCCATGGCCTGTCTCGACGCCTGCATGGCCTCCTTGGCCTTTTCCCGCGGGTCGTCGCTGGCCTTGGCGTTGAGGACCCAGTCGCCGGAGAAATCCGGCCTGGGCGGCGATGCAGGCGCACGCCGATCTCCAAGACACTGATACAGCGCCCAGTGCGCCGCACCAGCCGACTCGCTTGGCGATTCCGCGTCACAGATCGCCTGAGTCGCGGATGCGTCCCCATCCCCCTGTGCCGCCCCCGTGGCGCCGGCCGCCAATGCCAAACCGAGCCACAGCACGGTGGCGAAATGCTTCTTCAGGTTCATTTCATATCTCCCGCCGTTATGGCGGGCTTTCCGCGCGGCAGAGCACGCCAGGAAATGGCTGCGATCGCCCCCCACACCAGCGTTCGGAAGCTCATCGCGATGACCGTGCGCATTTCATAGGTCCCGCCGGCATGGACGTGCGCGCCAAATGCCGCAAAGGCAAACGCAGTCGCTGCGGCGATGACGACGGCCAGCCACACTGCCCAGCGATGCCGCAGCCACAGTCCAGCACCAGCGATGACGTAGGCGAAGCCGGCCAGGAAGTTGAACCAGAGCACAAACGGCACGTAGTTCCCGGCAGAGGCTTGAGCCGCTTCGCCACCGAACAGGATCGCGCCGCCTTCCTTGATCGTCAGCAAGCCGAAGCCGACAGCGACCAGGGACATTGCCCAGATACGGAATCCGTTTCTTTGCATGGATATCCTCACGTTTTTCCCATCCCCCGGAAATTTCCCGCCTGCCTTCATTTCGAAGGAACAGCCAATGCGGCCCGGTACAGGGCGAAAGCCTCGGCAGCCTTCCGCAGGAACGATTCCCCCCACCTCGGGGCGGCAGGGGTTTCGAGCACCAGTTTCTGGATGATGCCGACAAGGGAAATTGCCGCGGCATCCGGTTTGATGTCAGCTCTGACCAGGCCCTGCTGTTTGGCGCGCGCGATGATTTGCGCCAGGCGGGTGGCGTAGTAAGCGATGAGCATCCGCACGTGCCGCTGAAGGCCGGGATCGTCGTCGTGAGCCAACCACGACAGCAGGCGCCTGGGGACGTCGGGGTGCCTGGCGATGAACGTGATCTGCCGTTGGAACACGCTCTCCAGTTCCCGCAGCGGATCATCCTTCCACCCGCGCTTGACTGAGCGCAAGAGCCGGCCTCTCACCCTGGCAATGAACCTTTTCCGGCCACCGTGGCTGTCCGTCTGCGGCGGCGACCATCCATCCTTGGCCTCGGCGACAGCCCCGTGCAGGCTTTCCATGTCCGCGAACAGGTAGTAGCGCGTGGTTTCCCACCATCGCTCGAGGTGCTCCTGATCGAACCGATTCATGCTGTCGCTCGTCATGGTGACCGCTCCTTTACTTTCATGGTCAATCAAATCCTCGTCCTTCACCGGCTTCCTCATGGGTCACGCCATCGCGGATGTGATAGATGCGCTTGAAGGTGGGGATGATCTTCTCGTCGTGGGTGACGACGATGATGGCGGTTTCATACTTCTTCGCCATGTCGTTGAGGATGCGGATGACCGCCATGGCGCGTTGTGAATCCAGGGGCGCCGTGGGCTCGTCGGCCAGGATCACCGGCGGGCGGTTGACCAGGCCCCGGGCGATGGCCACGCGCTGTTGCTCGCCGCCGGAGAGCTGTGAGGGCATGGCCTGGGCGCGTTGCTGCACGTCGAGTGCCGTGAGCAGGTCCAGCGCCCGCCTGCGCGCCTCGGTGTTGGATACGCCGGCCAGCATGGGCGGCAGCGCCACGTTGTCAGTGACGTCGAGGAAGGGGATGAGGTACGGCGCCTGGAACACGAAACCGATCCTGTCCCGGCGCAGGGCGCGCAGATCGGGCACCTTCCAGCCCTCGTCGTAGATCACCTCGTCGCCCAGTGTCATGCGCCCGGCGGTGGGGTCGATCACCGCGCCCAGGGATTTCAGCAGGGTGCTCTTGCCCGAGCCGGACGGCCCGATCAGCCCCACCACCTCGCCCGGCCCCACGTGCATGTCCACGCCCTTGAGTGCATCGACCGCCGTGTCGCCGCTGCCGTAGCGCTTCCTCAGCCCTTCGATGCGTATGCCCTTGGTCGTCATGTTCAGCCTCCGATCGCTTCCGCCGGATCGACCTTGAGCGCCATGCGGATGGCGACGATGCTGGCCAGGGCGCAGATCGCCATGACGGCGAAGAAGCCGACGATGGAATCCTGGGGCATCAGCAGCACGTATTTGGGGAACAGGGGGGCGGCGAAGGTAGCGGTGATCTTGCCCACCGCGAAACCGATCACGCCGAGCGCGAGGGCCTGCTGCATGATCATGGCGGCGATGGTGCGGTTGCGCGTGCCGATGAGTTTCAGCACCGCGATCTCGCGAATCTTGTCCATGGTCAGGGTGTAGATGATGAAGGCGACGATGGCCGCGCTGACGA
This window of the Thiobacillus sp. genome carries:
- a CDS encoding ABC transporter ATP-binding protein; translated protein: MTTKGIRIEGLRKRYGSGDTAVDALKGVDMHVGPGEVVGLIGPSGSGKSTLLKSLGAVIDPTAGRMTLGDEVIYDEGWKVPDLRALRRDRIGFVFQAPYLIPFLDVTDNVALPPMLAGVSNTEARRRALDLLTALDVQQRAQAMPSQLSGGEQQRVAIARGLVNRPPVILADEPTAPLDSQRAMAVIRILNDMAKKYETAIIVVTHDEKIIPTFKRIYHIRDGVTHEEAGEGRGFD
- a CDS encoding efflux transporter outer membrane subunit, translating into MANLETKPGPGADPIETGRPHLRTVATWALILGLAGCAAGPDFKRPSAPEVAGYTATPVAAQTESAAVRLGEAQRLVDGMAADAQWWRNLKSAELDALIESALNANPSLAAAQAALRQARELHAAQAGSTQYPQVDAGLGAQRQRMSPSAQGLAGDAREFSLFNASVGVHYNLDLAGGNRRALEALAARSDFRRFELESARLTLAGNIATAAITRARLADQIEATAAILKVQEEQVHLARERARLGQATPDEALALQTQAEQTRAQLPALRKQMQQAEHLLAVLAGRAPGAGGIPAFTLADFSLPVELPLVVPSELARRRPDIQAAEALLHAANADYGVAVARLYPQINLSASLGSQALTSGALFGSGSAVWSLLGQLTQPLFNPGLPAEKRAALAAFDAAAANYQGVVLGALRDVADALRAVENDAQTLAALAAADAAARDSLHSMERQYQFGAASYLQLLVAQQQAQQTRIGLAAAQAQRLADSVALYQAIGTT
- a CDS encoding lipid A deacylase LpxR family protein; the protein is MKGHYLPHTPFPCFSILSMLALAMSALLPSPALAQAVNEGAVGAGDCAVDETLRFRGGTARLENDLFTGTDQNYTNGVAFTLISHDIPGRPRPECFPAPIRLHAQLIQFMNPGFWADAKDAAATQNVVVRFGQSMYTPEDYTRTDLIPDDRPYAGLLYMGLAWNRRKHKPALNQEMLDTREVTLGVIGPWSLAEQTQNLVHDARNIDRFLGWDHQLENEPAFQVAMDRKFRAFRGAGAIIPGFSADSIRSVGLRLGNIETSATLGIEGRLGWNLPNDFGSYPIRPGAENRPPSAASIHGKPSDSVPAASRPRPGVHLFGIVEAKAVAYDFSLDGNLFRSSHSVTRQPWVAQVAVGVSAQGILAGHGVRLAVMRVYRTREFEEQGTNQAYGSVALSVEF
- a CDS encoding glutamine amidotransferase — its product is MQATPRRVEIIRHLAFEDLGLFAEPLSGPDWTLRYHEAGLEDLAAPLRDADLAVVLGGPIGVYETDRYPFLETELAALKERLAAGRPTLGICLGAQLMAAALGARVYPGGRKELGWGGVRLTEAGHASCLGRLDGLPVLHWHGDTFDLPAGATLLASTDVYANQAFALGRNALALQFHAEADSRRIEQWLIGHTGELSAAGIDIPALRARSQALGPGLRAASAGLLADWLEQLSW
- a CDS encoding SPASM domain-containing protein yields the protein MSTQTIHFAPSVPITAPVSDPDPIVGDRVELQLLTTLKCNLKCTYCSLGVGEVLGSQTELGYDIDQLAAFIDSHLKGKEIYVTFYGGEPTLNQDMMRAVMARFPAFRYQLQTNGTLLDDLPGWVLAKLSNILVSIDGGEAITDGYRGRGIWRQVIRNLNHVHERVGGTITARVTWGNADTTFEELDELASAIEAIDYVYWQFVADEMYGGDAVEKRKAVLVKLIDRFFARGDRLYPLVPIMGIVRNKVLPNRGRELYAGLTQCRVSTHLINVMPNGQIYPCPDMMYAHAMQMGEIQGNWLKRSPLQPTPEMPCEGCEAFSWCRRNCMKNLWLGYVKNDLRYRANVVEPICELIRFMGREIDRHDPHAWFANLSVPARQRLLGAEVYEYVEIMP